A single Suricata suricatta isolate VVHF042 chromosome 2, meerkat_22Aug2017_6uvM2_HiC, whole genome shotgun sequence DNA region contains:
- the LOC115271752 gene encoding whey acidic protein-like isoform X1 — protein sequence MRCLASLALALLALEAALAVASIPTFTVPGQATCPELSSSEEDSCIVSCTDDSCPQGTQCCPTSPCSRSCVVPIMAPLQKTGSCPQVQVPLSSEPCTETTDCSSDSQCEGSKKCCPSVCTLRCLDPIAVSPAEDPLQ from the exons ATGCGCTGTCTTgccagcctggccctggccctgctcGCCCTGGAGGCCGCCCTGGCCGTGGCCTCCATCCCCACCTTCACTGTGCCAG GGCAGGCCACATGTCCGGAGCTCAGCTCTTCAGAGGAGGACTCGTGCATCGTCTCCTGCACCGATGACAGCTGTCCCCAAGGCACCCAATGCTGTCCCACGAGCCCCTGCAGCCGCTCCTGCGTGGTCCCCATCATGG CACCTTTGCAGAAGACTGGCTCCTGCCCCCAGGTGCAGGTCCCCTTGTCCTCTGAGCCCTGCACGGAGACCACCGACTGCTCCTCGGACAGCCAGTGTGAGGGGAGCAAGAAGTGCTGTCCTAGCGTGTGCACCCTGCGCTGTCTAGACCCCATAGCAG TGTCCCCTGCAGAGGACCCTCTTCAGTGA
- the LOC115271752 gene encoding whey acidic protein-like isoform X2, whose amino-acid sequence MRCLASLALALLALEAALAVASIPTFTVPGQATCPELSSSEEDSCIVSCTDDSCPQGTQCCPTSPCSRSCVVPIMAPLQKTGSCPQVQVPLSSEPCTETTDCSSDSQCEGSKKCCPSVCTLRCLDPIAEDPLQ is encoded by the exons ATGCGCTGTCTTgccagcctggccctggccctgctcGCCCTGGAGGCCGCCCTGGCCGTGGCCTCCATCCCCACCTTCACTGTGCCAG GGCAGGCCACATGTCCGGAGCTCAGCTCTTCAGAGGAGGACTCGTGCATCGTCTCCTGCACCGATGACAGCTGTCCCCAAGGCACCCAATGCTGTCCCACGAGCCCCTGCAGCCGCTCCTGCGTGGTCCCCATCATGG CACCTTTGCAGAAGACTGGCTCCTGCCCCCAGGTGCAGGTCCCCTTGTCCTCTGAGCCCTGCACGGAGACCACCGACTGCTCCTCGGACAGCCAGTGTGAGGGGAGCAAGAAGTGCTGTCCTAGCGTGTGCACCCTGCGCTGTCTAGACCCCATAGCAG AGGACCCTCTTCAGTGA
- the TBRG4 gene encoding FAST kinase domain-containing protein 4 — translation MAARLVKRCACLLREATLLAPAVAPGSRLPLASVAPRTLTFSAPCLSSHFSGPLSGLVEKEQASAPYPGHREVERLIEKATQPEELLELLGGGRCLQENHAALVLTQLSRLLSDKPEDRASLVQDARFQQLLHLVNSQIGVVWHGVLVKLLRSLYALALPTACRELRSVEQEVRWRLRRLKYKHLAFLAESSAVHMQERGSPELLAELLVHLERRWTEIDDGRTAVALMAKTGHLSEPLMNRLEDKCLELVERFGPDELRKVLVTLAAQNRRSVPLLRAVSYHLVQKPFLLTKGTLLDLAYSYGKLGFHQTQVFQRLAADLLPHVPSLTSGEVARCAKSFALLKWLSPPLFEAFAQHILDLAHTVTVPHLCNVLLAFAHLNFRPEQEDRFFSLVHEKLGSELRSLHPALQVDVVWALCVLQQVQEAELRTVLHPELHTRFLGSGSPKDQSTFQKLLHINATAQLEHPEYTGPLLPPASAWAPQLSAHDGKMTPLQKELQDSLRGLLGNHSRGSFAVATQYGWVLDAEVLLDTDGQFLPLRDSVAPHLAPPSGTQPLPPGAKRLAFLRWEFPNFNSRSRELLGRFALARRHVLAAGFLVVDVPYYEWLELKSEWQKGAYLKDKMRKAVAEELAK, via the exons ATGGCAGCCCGCCTGGTGAAGCGATGCGCGTGCCTCTTGAGAGAGGCCACCCTTCTGGCCCCTGCAGTGGCTCCAGGCAGCCGACTGCCGCTTGCCAGCGTGGCACCCAGGACTCTGACTTTCTCGGCCCCCTGCCTCAGTTCTCACTTCTCAGGCCCCTTGTCGGGGCTTGTAGAGAAGGAACAGGCGTCCGCCCCCTACCCAGGGCACCGGGAGGTGGAGCGGCTCATCGAGAAGGCCACCCAGCCAGAGGAGCTCCTGGAGCTGCTCGGTGGCGGTCGCTGCCTGCAAGAGAACCACGCGGCCCTCGTGCTCACCCAGCTCTCTCGCCTGCTGTCTGACAAGCCGGAAGACAGAGCCTCGCTTGTGCAGGATGCCCGCTTTCAGCAGCTTCTCCATCTCGTCAACAGCCAG ATAGGTGTTGTGTGGCACGGGGTGCTCGTGAAGCTGCTGCGCAGCCTGTACGCGCTGGCGCTGCCCACAGCCTGCAGGGAGCTGCGCTCGGTGGAGCAGGAGGTGCGCTGGCGCCTGCGCAGGCTAAAGTACAAGCACCTGGCCTTCCTGGCCGAGTCCAGCGCCGTGCACATGCAGGAGCGAGGATCCCCAGAGCTGCTGGCCGAGCTGCTGGTGCATCTGGAGCGGCGCTGGACGGAGATCGACGATGGCCGCACAGCGGTGGCCCTGATGGCCAAGACCGGGCACCTCTCAGAGCCACTGATGAACCGCCTGGAGGACAAG TGCCTGGAGCTGGTGGAGCGCTTCGGCCCCGACGAGCTGCGGAAGGTGCTGGTGACGCTGGCGGCTCAGAACCGGCGGTCAGTGCCCTTGCTGCGCGCTGTCTCTTACCACTTGGTCCAGAAGCCCTTCCTGCTGACGAAAGGCACACTCCTGGACCTGGCCTACTCCTACG GCAAACTTGGCTTCCACCAGACCCAGGTGTTCCAGCGCCTGGCTGCCGACCTGCTGCCCCACGTGCCCAGCCTGACATCCGGTGAGGTAGCCCGCTGCGCCAAGTCATTCGCCCTCCTCAAGTGGCTCAGCCCGCCCCTATTCGAGGCCTTTGCCCAG CACATCCTAGACCTAGCCCACACCGTCACCGTGCCCCACCTGTGCAACGTGCTTCTGGCCTTCGCGCACCTGAACTTCCGTCCCGAGCAAGAGGACCGGTTCTTCAGCCTG GTTCACGAGAAGCTGGGGTCCGAGCTGAGGAGCCTGcacccagccctgcaggtggATGTTGTGTGGGCACTATGCGTGCTGCAGCAGGTGCAGGAGGCGGAGCTGCGGACCGTGCTCCACCCTGAACTGCACACCCGGTTCCTGG GCAGTGGGTCCCCGAAGGACCAGAGCACCTTCCAGAAGCTGCTGCATATCAATGCCACCGCCCAGCTGGAGCACCCTGAGTACACGGGCCCCCTCCTGCCGCCAGCTTCAGCCTGGGCCCCCCAGCTCTCGGCCCATGATGGGAAGATGACACCCCTGCAGAAGGAGCTGCAGGACTCCCTGCGGGGGCTGCTGGGAAACCACAGCAGGGGCAGCTTCGCGGTGGCCACACAGTACGGCTGGGTTCTGG ATGCTGAGGTGCTGCTGGACACAGACGGCCAGTTCCTGCCCCTGAGAGACTCCGTGGCCCCGCATCTCGCTCCTCCCTCCGGGACCCAGCCGTTGCCCCCTGGGGCCAAGAG GCTGGCCTTCCTGCGCTGGGAGTTCCCCAACTTCAACAGCCGGAGCAGAGAGCTGCTGGGGCGCTTCGCCCTGGCCCGGCGTCATGTGCTGGCCGCCGGCTTCCTGGTGGTGGAC gtCCCTTACTACGAGTGGCTGGAGCTCAAGTCCGAGTGGCAGAAAGGCGCCTACCTCAAGGACAAGATGCGAAAAGCCGTGGCGGAGGAGCTGGCCAAGTGA